The nucleotide sequence GACCACCGACGTGCTCGCCTGGCAGGGAGTGAAGAGCCACTGGCCGTATCTCGCCCTCTGGGGAGGCGGGCTCGCCCTCTGGGCCCCGATCTTCTGGGCGCTGCGGCACCGCAACGGTCCGGTGACGGCCGTCGAACGGCAGATCGCCCACATCTGGGGAGGCAGCGTGCTGGCCAGCGTGCTCTTGTTCTGGGTCGAATCGTTGCTGCCGCCCCACGGACTCCCGGTGCTCACGCTCTCTCCGGTCCTTGCCCTGTTCGCCGGCCTCGTGTTCTTCGTCAAGGCGGGGATCCTCTCCGGGGCCTTTTATGTGCAGGCGTTGGTGCTCTTCGCCACGGCGCTGGTGATGTGCGTCGTGCCGGACTACCAGCACATCCTCTTCGGGGTCGTGAGCGCAGCCTGCTTCTTCGTGCCGGGCTTCAAGTACTTCCGCCAGCGCGGCCGGGGCGAATGATGCGGCGCGTGGCCTTGCCAGCGGCCGCCGTGATCGCGGCCCTCGTCGCCGCCGCGACGGCCGCTCGCGCCGGAGACTGGCCGCAGATCCTCGGCCCGGGGCGGAATGGCCACGCGGCCGCCGACGAGAAGGTCGTCCCCTGGCCCGCGGCCGGCCCGCGGGTGGTGTGGCGGCGGGACGTCGGCTCGGGCCACGCCGGCGTCGCGGTCGTCGGCGACACGGTGTACCTCTTTCACCGCGTCGGCGACGAGGAGGTGCTCGAGGCGCTCGCCGCGCCGACCGGCGAACGCCGCTGGCGGCATGCCGAGCCGACCCGGTTTCGGCCCCAGGTCGGCGGCGGCGATGGCCCGCTGTGCGTGCCGCTGGTGCATGGCGATCGTGTGCTGACATTCGGTGCACAGGGAACGCTCGCCTGCGTTGCGGCCGCGACCGGGCGACCGCTCTGGTCGCGAAGCACGCACCGCGACTTCGCCGCCCAGGAGGGCTATTTTGGCGCCGGCTCCGCGCCGCTGGTCGCCGGCGGCAACGTGATCGTCAACGTCGGTGGCACGAAGCGCGAGGCAGGAATCGTCGCCTTCGCGCTGGCCGATGGCGCGACCGTCTGGCAGAAGACGGCCGAGGGGGCGAGTTACTCCGCACCGCTTGCCGTGCGGGCGGGCAACGCGCCGCACGTGCTCATGGTGACCCGGCTCTCCTGTCTGCTCGTCGATCCGGCCGACGGCGTCGTCCGCTGGCAGTTTCCCTTCGGCCAGCGCGGCCCCACGGTGAACGCCGCCACGCCGGTGCTCCTCGCACGCGACCGGTTCCTGGTCACGGCGTCATACGGGATCGGCAGCGTCTCTGCGACCTTCGATGCAGCGGCGGTCACGCCCGTCTGGAGCGGCGCCGAATCGCTCGCCACGCAATACTGCACGCCGATCCTCGCCGCCGGCCGTCTGGTTGCGATCGACGGCCGCGACGACGTCCCCCCGGCCCACCTGCGCTGCATCGATCCCGCCACCGGCCGCCTCATCTGGACCGAGGAAAACTTCGGCTACGGCACGCTGATCTCG is from Planctomycetia bacterium and encodes:
- a CDS encoding serine/threonine protein kinase yields the protein MRRVALPAAAVIAALVAAATAARAGDWPQILGPGRNGHAAADEKVVPWPAAGPRVVWRRDVGSGHAGVAVVGDTVYLFHRVGDEEVLEALAAPTGERRWRHAEPTRFRPQVGGGDGPLCVPLVHGDRVLTFGAQGTLACVAAATGRPLWSRSTHRDFAAQEGYFGAGSAPLVAGGNVIVNVGGTKREAGIVAFALADGATVWQKTAEGASYSAPLAVRAGNAPHVLMVTRLSCLLVDPADGVVRWQFPFGQRGPTVNAATPVLLARDRFLVTASYGIGSVSATFDAAAVTPVWSGAESLATQYCTPILAAGRLVAIDGRDDVPPAHLRCIDPATGRLIWTEENFGYGTLISCNGSFLAVKTDGEVVLFRDGGKGPEIVARARPLAGTLRALPALASGRLYLRDDRTLVALDVGPEPAARP